CTGTAGGCCGGAAGCGTAAACGTGGAGATCGCCGTAATAGACACCACGATAACCATTGCCGCGGACACGATTCCCGCCTCCACAGCCGCCTGGCCGATTACAAGCGTACCCACGACAGATACGGCTTGACCAATCGCGCGCGGCATTCGAAGACCCGCTTCCCGCAGGATCTCGAACGTAATTTCCATAATCAGCGCTTCGAAAAAGGCCGGAAACGGTACGCCTTCCCGTTGTGCGGCAAGGGAAATCAGCAGCGAGGCAGGCAGCATATCGCGGTGAAACGTCGTAATCGCGATATACAGAGACGGGAAAAGAAGCGAGATAAAAACGCTCCCGAACCTCAAAATACGCAACAAACTTGCATAGAAAGAACGCTGGTAATAGTCCTCCGTGGATTGAAAAAAAGTAACCATCTGGGTAGGCGCTATCAAGACATTGGGCGTACCTTCCACGAGAATGGCTACTTTGCCTTCTAGCAGCTGACTGGCCGCATTATCCGGCAGCTCCGTATTATACACGGTAGGAAACAGTGACCATTTATTGTCCTCGATTAATTCCTCGATATAACCGCTGTCCAGAATACCGTCGATCTTGATTTCGCTTAACCGATCTCGGACCAACTGAAGAACATCCGGCTTCACTAACCCGTTAATGTACATGAGTGTCACGTCGGTTTTGGTTATATGACCGATGGTGACCGTTTCAAGCCATAACCGTGGATCCTTGATCTTCCGCCGAATGAGCGAAGTATTGGTTCGGAGAGTCTCCGTAAAGCTTTCCCGGGGTCCCCGAATGGACGTCTGGTTTGTGGATTCCGTAACGTCCCGGCCTTTCCATTCCCGAATGTCCGCACAATAAGCGTACTGATGTCCCCGCAGCAATATAATCGCTTCGCCGGACAACAGATTTTTGTAAAGGGAGCCCAGGTCGGATACGGTGCGGACCGGCCCCATGCCGTTCAGCAGCTTTCTCGCAAGCGTTCCCGCATCAAGCGTCATCATGTCCTCCCCGTCATATCGGGGCAAGGAATAATCCAGCACGTCAAATATGTATTGATTAATGGCCATTGCGTTGGACAGTCCGTCGATATAGACGACCGCCGCCGCTGCCGTATTTATTCCCTCATTGTGAATTTGCCGCATAATGAGATCATCGCTGCCGCCCATATCGCGCTTGATCCTCAATAAATTATTTTCAACCGAAGGATCGATCGGAATATTGGCGTACTCGGGCAGCATTTGGTTGTCATTGGAGCTCGAACGATTCGTGAATGGTTGCCGGTGCATAAGCGAGCTACCTCCAGGATGAAAGTCTATCCTTCCCATTATGACCATCCGCGAAGGGTGGCTAAACTTGGACGCGGGCAGAAAAAAAGAGCAGGAAAAGCAATCAGCTTTTCTTGCTCCAAATATTTTTGTACAGATCCGTAACGGTCAGCTCTACCGTCCCGGTTTCCTGGAAAGAGATATCCTTATCGTAAGCTTCGGACGGGAAGATATAGAAGCCAAAGTCGTCTCCGTCTTTGTAATTAAGGCCGCTTAAGGCAAACTGGGAACTGGTATAACTCTTGTTGTTATATGAAGCTGCCATCTTAGACGACATTATCGTTGTAAAGGAATGTTCATCTATCGTTTTGTGCTGGACACCCGATATTAAAGAGGCTCCATGATGAGAATAAGTCCCTTTCGATCTGAAGCCGATCCGATATCCTCCGGATCTCATGCTGCCCGTGTTATCTAGCGATGATACATAGATTTTATAAGTTCCGTCGTTATACAGCTCTTTCCCGATATTGCTGTCCAAATCCGACAAATCGATAGATACTTTATAGGCTTCGGGCAATACATACCCGGTCTGATCAGTGTAATCCTCCGTATTGTTTGCGATTGCAGCCATGCCTTCCGTTGTTAGGAACCACAAGCCGGATGGCTTAAAGGCCAGATAAAGAGCAGCAAGCAATAAAGCTAGCAAAACCATATTCCGTTTGGTAATCAAACGCATCCCCCTAGATGCCATAATAAGGCTTATTAGAGTAGCGCATCAAAAACTTTTCTACCCGGTACATATTTTTGGTGAAGTAAGTAACGTAGAGGATAGGGAACAAGATGAATGCAAAAAAGACAATAATACATACAACGTAAAACACTGCTGGCGGAACATTTAATCCCGATTCATACATTCCATACCCCATTCCCGCCGCAACGGTGACCACAAACAGTACCGCGTATTTTGCTATATAACTCATTCCTGACTGCTTCCTCCCAATATCTCTTCCACGGGTACGGCTTTGACGTAATGACCGGGGCCGGTCTCAACGGCAATACCGGACTCTACGGGAACCCCTGTAATCTGATAGAGTGCGGTCCCTTCCTTGTAATAGTTGGAGGACTCGTCGGGCTCATTAACCATTTCTTCAGTCAGATGATGTTTGATTTCTCCCAACTTCCCGTCAACCGAATCTACCTTCTCTTCCGTGCCGGTATAAACATGATTCCGGAAGCTAATCATCCGGTCCGTCACCCAGCTGGCCGAGCTTACCGTTGTCTCTTCGGGAGGAGCGCTCTTCGCTGTATTCTCCTGCCGGGCTTGAGTCAACTTCCCATTCCCGCTCCCGTTTTCGGTTCCGCAGCCCCCTAGCAATAAAACAAATACCAGCATAAGAATTATACCTAATTTCATTAGAAATTCCTCCCTTATCCACATATAGCTACAACGTCAACGGGGAGCGAGATGTTGCTTGTTCCGGCAAAATAAAAGCCTTGATGATCGGAGACCACCAAGGCTGGCATATCGTTTATTTTCTTTCCATTACGGCGAAATAATTGTCTTCTTCATCCGCGAAGTTAAATACCCGGCCGAAAGGCAGCTCAACAAGCTCGCCTACCGTTACATTCTTGTTCTTGAATTCGCTGTACAGCTCATCCAGCTTGTCGGAGAAGAACATTAACGACGGCGTGCCAAGGTTTACTCCGAGCGACATTTTGGCAACTACTTCTTTATCATGCAAAATGATGGAGGTCTGCGCGCCTTCCGGAGCAAGCTCGATCCACTTTTGGCCCATGGCTTCTTCCTCTGCCACAACTTTAAACCCTGCTTTTTCCGTCCAAAACACCCGTGCTTTCTCCTGATCGTTCACGTACAGCATCACTTGTCCAAGCTGATTAATCATTGATTCTACACTCCTTAGATTAGAGTAATTGCCAAGCCTTATATTACCACAAACGACGGTCTGCTAACATGCCGTCCAGGTCCTACAGCTGCAGGTAATTTTTCAGATCCAGCTCCATGGCGGCCTGTCTTGGATTATGCGATTGCACTAACCGGTCCTCAAGCCTGCGAAGCTCAATGCCATATGCTCCTTGTCCAGCCGGAACCGGCATGCGCAGCGCCCATTGCAGCGCCTCTTCTTCCGTGTCGACATCAATTAAGGTAAACCCTGCGATAAGCCCCTGGTCTATTGAAAAAGGTCCCGGCCAAACCTCCGCCTCGCCGCCGCCTGTCGGATAATCGACTCTTAACCCGGCCGAGCTTGGCTGCAGCTCTTCATAAGCAAGAAGCACACCAGCCTGTTTCAGGTCATTCCGGTATGATAGCAGTTTTGCCGCGTAATCCCTGCCTGTACCAATTCCCGCTTCGGTAAAGCCGGACGCCTTCACCATCATTAAGTATCGCATTATGCCTGCCCTCCTTCCTGCCTGCATGCTGCCGCCCGCTTCAGCAATAACGCCTGCTCCTTTTCATTGCGGGTCATCGTGGCTGCCCGTTCAAACTCTGCAGCGGCTTCTTCATAACGGCCAAGCTTCTCCAGCAAATCACCCCGAACGCTAGGCAGCAGATGGTATTCCGAGAGTGCAGGTTCGGTGTAAAGGGCATCCACAAGCTGCAGCCCATAGGTCGGGCCAAAAGCCATTCCGATAGCAACAGCGCGGTTCAGCTCCACAATAGGAGAAGGCGTCTGCCTCGATAGCGCTTCGTAAAGCGCGGCAATCCGAATCCAATTCGTATCCTCCGGGGTACGCGCCACCGCATGGCAAGCGGAGATAGATGCCTGAAGCGCATACGGACCTAACGTCCGCCCCAGCTTTTGCCCGCGCTCCAGGGCAGCAAGCCCGCGGCGGATCAGCAGCTGATCCCATAACGCCCGGTTTTGATCCATCAGAAGGATCGGCTCGCCTTGCGCATTCACGCGGGTTTTTAGCCTTGAGGATTGAATTTCCATCAAGGCGACCAGCCCATGAACCTCCGGTTCTCCCGGTACAATAGCGGCAAGGACACGTCCCAGCCTAAGCGCCTCCTGACATAAAAGCGGGCGCGTCCAGTTCTGCCCGGAGGTAGCCGAGTACCCCTCGTTAAACATCAGATAGATCACTTCGAGAACAGCGGACAACCGCTCTTCAAGCTCTTTGCCGACCGGCACCTCAAAAGGGACCTTCTCCGCATTCAGCGTACGCTTCGCCCGGACAATCCGCTGGGCAACCGTTGACTCTGCGATAAGAAAGGAACGGGCAATCTCGTCGGTTGTCAGGCCGCATAACAAACGCAGCGTCAGCGCGACTCTTGCGTCCTGCGACAATACCGGATGGCAGGTCATAAAGATCAACCGCAGCAGATCGTCTTCAATCTCCCCGTCTAGAGCACGTTCTACATCATCCTCGGTATACGTATCTATTTCCCGGGCTATTTCGACGTATTTCTGATCCTGCAGCTTGTTGCGCCGCAGCAGATCCAGTGCCCGGCGCTTCGCCGTAGTCATTAGCCAGGCACCGGGTTTCTCCGGAATGCCCGTTTCGGGCCAGCGATCAAGCGCGATGACAAGCGCATCCTGGGCAATATCCTCCGCCAGTCCGACATCCCGAACGATCCGCGTTACGCCTGCAATCAGCTTGGGCGACTCCATTCGCCATATCGTTTCGATGGTGCGATGCGTTTGGGAGACGCTCACGCGTTTTTGGTCTCCTCGATCTGCTTGCGCAGCTCTTCCTCTCTGGCACGCGATTCCGGATCCTCCATCAGCTCTTCCACCTCGAACACCTGGCGGAGCTCAATCTCGCCTTGGCCGTAACCATGCGGATCCGGCATGCGGAGCGCCCACTCGATCGCTTCTTCTCTTGATTTCACTTCGATCAGCGTATAACCGGCGATCATTTCTTTTGCTTCCGTAAATGGACCGTCGACTACCTTTGGCTTGCCCCCTGGCTCCGGATACGAAATCCGGACCGCGTTGGAACTGGAATGCAGACCGTCGGCGGCGAGCAAGACGCCTGCTTTCACAAGCTCCTCGTTGTACTTTTGCATAGCGTCAATCAGCTCCTGGCTTGGCAGAACGCCTGCCTCCGAATCCGAAGTAGCTTTTACGATCATCATGAATCTCATTGTAATTCCCTCCTGGTATTGGTATTGTTCTTAACTGTTCTCTTGCCTCATTGCCATTACCTGCTAATCATTTAAACCGCAAAGAAAGAAGTAAGCTCGTGGGCGATTTTGTCCGTTTGCAGTTTTTTCGTATGCCCAAGGCCTTTCTTGCTGATCAGCTTCGCATTAGGCAATACCTCTGCCGTCTGCTGCGCGGCGTGCCGCAGGGATACCGGGCTTTCCGTGCCTTCCAGCACGACGGTGGGAACAGCAACGCCTCTCCATTTGTCCCTCGGCAGCGAATGGCCGTTCATGTAGCCTTTGAGCAAAGCCGCATCATAAGGAAGCGTGTGCGCTACCGCCATCAGCCTCGACCATACGCCCGGCATCATTCTCATCATCGGAATAACGAAGAAAGGGGCTCCCATGCCTTTAGTCATAAAATATTTGATCGCTTCCGCCCGTTGGTCTGCTGCAATCAGCTTGCCAACATGCTCGGTAAAATCGCTTGGCGGCTTCCGATCCTCCGCCTTCACGATAAACGGCGGCTCATGCAGCGCCAGCCTTGTAATGTTAGAGCCGCTTGCTGCCGCTTCGAGAGCAAGCACAGCGCCGGAGGATAATCCCCAGACATATGCGGAGCCGCCTGCTGCTTCAATAATCGCGTTCAGATCCTCGATCTCCCGTTCAATCGCATAAGAGGAAGCATCTCCGCTGTCGCCGCGTCCGCGCCGGTCATAGTTATAGACGGTGTACCGGCTGGACAACGCTTTCGCAAGCTCCACCTGCCCCGGGAACTTCCGGTAGCTGAACGCTCCCGCTACCAATACGAGCGCCGGGCCGCGCCCTGTTTTATCGTAAGCAATTTTGGTGCCGTCCTTCGAGATCACTGTGTTCATGTCGTTCTCTCCTAACCGTTGTTTTTTGTGCTTCTTACTATAACAACGAACGCTAGACGGGATAATCGACATCGGTTATAAAAAATTCGAAAAAAGTTTTTCGGCAGGGAAATTGGGGTAGTTCACGGATGGTTTTCAAAGGGGAATATAGTGATGATGGGGAGCTGGCCGCTCTACTCGACACGGACCAGCTTGAGATTGGGGTAATGTATGGGAACGAAGCCGCTTATGTGTCTAGCAATCGCTGGATACTTGCCGGATGAAAGAAGCTTCAACCCGTCTTAATGCGCGATATCAACCAACTTGCCTTCAGACGCGATGGCCAGATCTGCGCCGCTGAGGAAGATCTGCAATCCGCGTTTTCCCGCGCTAATACTGATGAGTTCCATACCCGTCACGGTTTCGTGCAAATAAAACGGATAGCTCTTCTTCATTCCAAGCGGAGATACACCGCCGCGGATGTACCCCGTTAAAGCTTGAATCTCCTTTACCGCGACCATCTCTACTTTCTTGTTGCCGCTTGCCTGCGCCAAGCTTTTCAGATTCAGTTCCTTATCTCCCGGGATGCAGGCAGCAATAACGCCGGTCTTATCTCCCTTCAGCACAAGAGTCTTGTAAAGCTGGTTAGAAGGAAGACCAACCTTGTCCGCAACGGTATCGACGTCCAAATGTTCCTCGTCCCACTCGTATTCGTGAAGCGTGTATTTGATATGTAAAGCGTCCAGCTTACGGCAGGCATTTGTTTTGTTAGACATAATAAAAAACCTCAATTCCTTGGTATAGTCATAGATTGACTATACCAAGGAATTGAAGTTGAGACCAATACGAGTATAACCCACCAACTCCGCACGTCCGCGCACCATCCATAACCGATAAGACCTTGCCAGGGCCTTATCACTAACCAACTAGCTACTTTCCTTGCAAATAAGACCCTCCAAGGGTCTTATCACTAACCAACCAGCTACCCTCCAACAAAAGAAGCTTAAGGTCCCTAGAGGTCCTTAAGCTTCTTGCTGCCTCGAATTTATCTGCCGTTAAGGTCCCTTAGGGACCTTAAACTTGCGACGAGTGCCGGATTCAAGCCTTGTCGAGGCTTTTTTCTAAGCTTAAGGCCCCTAGAGGGCCTTAAGCTTCTTGCTGCCTCGAATTTTTCTGCCGTTAAGGTCTCTTAGGGGCCTTAAACTCGCAATGGACCTGTCTGCTCTTAGCCTTCTTGGCTGAACTTCTCCTCCAGCCGCCGGGCGAGCTCGTCGTCCGGGAGCGGATTGCGATGGGTATTTTCCAGGTAGATATGCTTCTCGGTTTCCGGCATCAGATACTCCTTGTACCAGAGGAACATGTCCGGGCTGTCACCGTGCAGCCGCAGGAACTTGCGGGCCGTCTCGCAGTGGTCAACCGTATTGGCAATGTTGGTTAACCAGTCCGCGCGATAGAAGTTCTCCCACCGGCCTGCCGCCGCGCGGTCAAGCGCTGCTCTTCCCGCCGAGAAATCCCATACCGCATGGGAGGCATGGATAAATGCCTGTGGAAATCGTCCCGCGTGATAGCTCTCGTAAGCGGCACAAATCGCGGCAAGCCCTTTGCATCCGCTAAGATGCAGCTCGATCTGGACAAGCAGCTGTACCTCCAGCCGATGGCGTTGCTCTTCCGGCAATCGCGCCGCAATTAAGCAGCCCTCCTCGTAAAGCTGCGTCCAGCCCGGTATTGCCTGCTTCGCTTTCCCCCTGAACCAGCGTACCTGCTCGAGGAACGGAATATCCCCTGCCGCCCAGATGAGGCGGGTGTTGGTATCCGTTCGTCCTTGAAGCCAATGTCCCACAATCAAACGTGCCGGATGATGATAGAATTCATCTCCAGCCTTATCATCCGTATTTGGTCCGTAAGGGATCGTATTGGCGGCATAATTCTTGTACAGCTGACCAATAACCTCCCGTTCATCCGCATAATACCGTTCCACAAACAAGCGCAGCTCCGCATCCGCGTCCCCCACACCGTCCCGCCATAACTTCGCGCAAAGATCAAGCGTATAGAGATGCGGCAGAATGTTGCCGGAATTGACGAGCAGATACTCGTCCGCGCCCGCGTCAAAGGCTTGCCCAAGTTCATCCGCAATAAGTTCGGCTGGCGCGGGAAACATCGTCAGATGGTTCGAGGCCTGAAGATCATGGAACGTCACATGGTAATAGACGCCGTTCTTCCCTTCATCCCCGCTATCCGGCAGCGCCCGTACCCGCAGATTCAGATTGCCGTGACGCCGCGATACCATCTTGCCGTAGCCGTTATCCGCCCAAATCTTGATAACCCCTTCCGGCACCTCAATATGGCCCTGCTTGTACAGCTCGGCGATCTCTCCGTACATCGCCATGGAACAGACCGGCTGCTCGACCTGCCCGGCAATCATATCGTATTGCCGCTGAACAACGGAGGAGATCAGCTTCCCGCGCTTCTCCGGCGTATCGAAGGCCGGATCGTTTTCCCAGAACGGCTTGTCGCCTTGGCCCCGGAATGAGAGCACCCACACGATCTTGTCGTTTTTCTGATGCTCAATTGCTTCCCGCCACAGCTGCTCGAATAGCTCCGGATGCTCCTTATAGCTTGCCTGCTTGCCCGGAAAAGCCCGCAGGAACATCTCCGCGCCAAGCGGCTCCGCATGATGATGCGTCAGCCATAGCCCCATCTCCGCCGCAAGCTTGGCATGAATGCCGGACTTCGGCAGGTCGGTGCCCGGAATAACCATATTGCCGCCGCAACGGAGCAAAGCTTCAAACACCGGCGCCCATACTTCCGCCCCGGGAGGATATTCTTCCTTCCAGCCGATCAGGCATACCTCGTCATTCACAAACCAGCCGCGGTAGCGAACCTTTGGCTTAAGGCTCGCATAAGGAGCAGCCTGTATCTCGATGGCATCGCGCCTCACCGGAGGCAGTTCCGCCCAGAACCAGAACGGATCGACGCCCAGCACCTGCTTACTGTAATGCAAAAGCCCGTAAACGATACCTAGTTCATCCCGGCCGACAATGTGCAATTGGC
This region of Paenibacillus sp. JDR-2 genomic DNA includes:
- a CDS encoding spore germination protein, which produces MHRQPFTNRSSSNDNQMLPEYANIPIDPSVENNLLRIKRDMGGSDDLIMRQIHNEGINTAAAAVVYIDGLSNAMAINQYIFDVLDYSLPRYDGEDMMTLDAGTLARKLLNGMGPVRTVSDLGSLYKNLLSGEAIILLRGHQYAYCADIREWKGRDVTESTNQTSIRGPRESFTETLRTNTSLIRRKIKDPRLWLETVTIGHITKTDVTLMYINGLVKPDVLQLVRDRLSEIKIDGILDSGYIEELIEDNKWSLFPTVYNTELPDNAASQLLEGKVAILVEGTPNVLIAPTQMVTFFQSTEDYYQRSFYASLLRILRFGSVFISLLFPSLYIAITTFHRDMLPASLLISLAAQREGVPFPAFFEALIMEITFEILREAGLRMPRAIGQAVSVVGTLVIGQAAVEAGIVSAAMVIVVSITAISTFTLPAYSMSIPVRILRFAFMGVAASFGLFGIIMGFFVLMLHLCALRSFGEPFMAPLSPFIKTDMQDALFRLPRWLMFKRPDTSMGTNSSRIRKN
- a CDS encoding VOC family protein; this translates as MINQLGQVMLYVNDQEKARVFWTEKAGFKVVAEEEAMGQKWIELAPEGAQTSIILHDKEVVAKMSLGVNLGTPSLMFFSDKLDELYSEFKNKNVTVGELVELPFGRVFNFADEEDNYFAVMERK
- a CDS encoding YciI family protein; the protein is MRYLMMVKASGFTEAGIGTGRDYAAKLLSYRNDLKQAGVLLAYEELQPSSAGLRVDYPTGGGEAEVWPGPFSIDQGLIAGFTLIDVDTEEEALQWALRMPVPAGQGAYGIELRRLEDRLVQSHNPRQAAMELDLKNYLQL
- a CDS encoding RNA polymerase sigma factor codes for the protein MSVSQTHRTIETIWRMESPKLIAGVTRIVRDVGLAEDIAQDALVIALDRWPETGIPEKPGAWLMTTAKRRALDLLRRNKLQDQKYVEIAREIDTYTEDDVERALDGEIEDDLLRLIFMTCHPVLSQDARVALTLRLLCGLTTDEIARSFLIAESTVAQRIVRAKRTLNAEKVPFEVPVGKELEERLSAVLEVIYLMFNEGYSATSGQNWTRPLLCQEALRLGRVLAAIVPGEPEVHGLVALMEIQSSRLKTRVNAQGEPILLMDQNRALWDQLLIRRGLAALERGQKLGRTLGPYALQASISACHAVARTPEDTNWIRIAALYEALSRQTPSPIVELNRAVAIGMAFGPTYGLQLVDALYTEPALSEYHLLPSVRGDLLEKLGRYEEAAAEFERAATMTRNEKEQALLLKRAAACRQEGGQA
- a CDS encoding YciI family protein — protein: MRFMMIVKATSDSEAGVLPSQELIDAMQKYNEELVKAGVLLAADGLHSSSNAVRISYPEPGGKPKVVDGPFTEAKEMIAGYTLIEVKSREEAIEWALRMPDPHGYGQGEIELRQVFEVEELMEDPESRAREEELRKQIEETKNA
- a CDS encoding alpha/beta fold hydrolase, with product MNTVISKDGTKIAYDKTGRGPALVLVAGAFSYRKFPGQVELAKALSSRYTVYNYDRRGRGDSGDASSYAIEREIEDLNAIIEAAGGSAYVWGLSSGAVLALEAAASGSNITRLALHEPPFIVKAEDRKPPSDFTEHVGKLIAADQRAEAIKYFMTKGMGAPFFVIPMMRMMPGVWSRLMAVAHTLPYDAALLKGYMNGHSLPRDKWRGVAVPTVVLEGTESPVSLRHAAQQTAEVLPNAKLISKKGLGHTKKLQTDKIAHELTSFFAV
- the ybaK gene encoding Cys-tRNA(Pro) deacylase, with protein sequence MSNKTNACRKLDALHIKYTLHEYEWDEEHLDVDTVADKVGLPSNQLYKTLVLKGDKTGVIAACIPGDKELNLKSLAQASGNKKVEMVAVKEIQALTGYIRGGVSPLGMKKSYPFYLHETVTGMELISISAGKRGLQIFLSGADLAIASEGKLVDIAH
- a CDS encoding glycosyl hydrolase 115 family protein, which codes for MRDRLGGLTVHAATEYDVRTGWSTPIQHVWNMIARDHEAVFGAAPKLGGGDRAAIVVRYAEEGDSCPAWAEGFSFQFADGEKGGQLHIVGRDELGIVYGLLHYSKQVLGVDPFWFWAELPPVRRDAIEIQAAPYASLKPKVRYRGWFVNDEVCLIGWKEEYPPGAEVWAPVFEALLRCGGNMVIPGTDLPKSGIHAKLAAEMGLWLTHHHAEPLGAEMFLRAFPGKQASYKEHPELFEQLWREAIEHQKNDKIVWVLSFRGQGDKPFWENDPAFDTPEKRGKLISSVVQRQYDMIAGQVEQPVCSMAMYGEIAELYKQGHIEVPEGVIKIWADNGYGKMVSRRHGNLNLRVRALPDSGDEGKNGVYYHVTFHDLQASNHLTMFPAPAELIADELGQAFDAGADEYLLVNSGNILPHLYTLDLCAKLWRDGVGDADAELRLFVERYYADEREVIGQLYKNYAANTIPYGPNTDDKAGDEFYHHPARLIVGHWLQGRTDTNTRLIWAAGDIPFLEQVRWFRGKAKQAIPGWTQLYEEGCLIAARLPEEQRHRLEVQLLVQIELHLSGCKGLAAICAAYESYHAGRFPQAFIHASHAVWDFSAGRAALDRAAAGRWENFYRADWLTNIANTVDHCETARKFLRLHGDSPDMFLWYKEYLMPETEKHIYLENTHRNPLPDDELARRLEEKFSQEG